A region from the Vicia villosa cultivar HV-30 ecotype Madison, WI linkage group LG3, Vvil1.0, whole genome shotgun sequence genome encodes:
- the LOC131655511 gene encoding U-box domain-containing protein 26-like isoform X1 encodes MILSMNEAQTELTIPHLFRCPISLDLLEDPVTLTTGQTYDRSSIEKWISAGNFTCPVTMQKLHDLSFVPNHTLRHLINQWLQLGSHFHHSCNNNNNTIDYLATIKHTLESHDSSSLETKFKALEKISVLSDEYCSFRKSCFQQLSFLALLLELVFGLSDSHQNCYMEFVELALSCIAKLLPIVNLEPLNIIKDESKLKKFIFLFEKGTISMKTSLCLVIDYSTTASQTEEVCEILGNSQKLVHEIVQVIVNKSSDNLSEAAVKALSALCSLESNKESLVKGGAIDGIIRYISRCDNTRQKNLAPLAMATMMKLLVLESGKEALVNHVNGIETLVKMVFKVCNQECSESAVGILSIVCSDFGSAREVAIGAGVLSQLLFLLQSQCGTKTKTKARMLLKLLRSKWSEESMH; translated from the coding sequence ATGATTCTTTCCATGAACGAAGCTCAAACTGAACTCACAATTCCTCACTTGTTTAGATGCCCCATAAGCCTTGATTTGTTGGAAGATCCAGTGACTTTAACCACTGGCCAAACCTATGATAGATCAAGCATAGAGAAATGGATTTCCGCAGGTAATTTCACATGTCCTGTAACAATGCAGAAGCTTCATGATTTATCTTTTGTTCCTAATCACACTCTTCGCCATTTGATTAATCAATGGCTTCAGCTTGGTTCACACTTTCATCACTCttgtaataacaataataataccaTAGATTACTTAGCTACAATAAAACACACTCTTGAATCTCATGATTCATCATCTCTAGAAACCAAGTTCAAAGCACTTGAGAAAATCAGTGTTCTTTCTGATGAGTATTGTTCTTTCAGAAAATCTTGCTTCCAACAACTTAGTTTCTTAGCTTTACTTTTggaacttgtttttggtttatcAGATTCACATCAAAATTGTTACATGGAGTTTGTTGAGTTAGCACTTTCTTGCATTGCTAAACTGTTGCCTATTGTAAATTTGGAACCCTTAAATATCATCAAAGATGAATCAAAGTTGAAAAAGTTcatatttttgtttgaaaaaggaACTATTTCAATGAAGACTAGTTTGTGTCTTGTTATAGATTACTCAACAACAGCATCACAAACAGAAGAGGTTTGTGAAATACTAGGAAACTCACAGAAACTAGTCCATGAAATTGTTCAAGTTATTGTTAACAAGAGTTCTGATAATCTTTCTGAGGCTGCAGTTAAGGCCTTATCAGCATTATGTTCATTGGAATCAAACAAAGAGAGTTTAGTGAAAGGAGGAGCAATAGATGGAATCATAAGATACATTTCAAGATGTGATAATACAAGGCAGAAGAATTTGGCTCCACTAGCAATGGCAACAATGATGAAGCTGTTGGTTTTGGAGAGTGGTAAGGAGGCATTGGTGAATCATGTGAATGGGATTGAGACATTGGTGAAGATGGTTTTCAAGGTGTGTAATCAAGAGTGTAGTGAGAGTGCTGTTGGGATACTTTCAATTGTTTGTAGTGATTTTGGGAGTGCTAGAGAGGTGGCTATTGGAGCTGGTGTTTTGAGTCAGTTGTTGTTTCTTTTGCAGAGTCAGTGTGGTACTAAGACTAAAACTAAGGCAAGAATGTTGCTTAAGTTGTTGAGATCAAAGTGGAGTGAGGAATCAATGCATTAG
- the LOC131655510 gene encoding cation/H(+) antiporter 15-like: protein MGDRGNRTDAYIVCYAPTMITTNGIWQGDNPLDYSLPLFILQLTLVVAATRMFVFILRPFRQPRVIAEILGGVVLGPSVLGKSEVFANAIFPLRSVMVIETMANVGLLYFLFLVGVEMDVTILRSVGRKAVFAAISGMVLPFIIGASFSFLSNRHTLNSDINQGTYILFLGVALSVTAFPVLARILAELKLINTDLGRLALSSALINDVCAWILLALAIALAENETSSFASLWVLLSGAAFVAFCIYAVRPAASWVVRKTPEGESFSEFYISLILAGVMISGFITDAIGTHSVFGAFVFGLAIPSGPLGVTLVEKLEDFVSGLLLPLFFAISGLKTDIGLVRGSWTWSILIFVIFLACIGKIIGTLAVAFFYQMPIREGATLGLLMNTKGLIELIVLNVGKDQKIFDEASFAVMVVITVIMTGVVVPVVSIIYRPSRGNINYKRRSIQISKPDGEFRILVCVHSPRNVPTMINLLEASNPTKNSPICLYMLHLVELSGRTSAMLIVHNTTKPEQVALNRTEAQSDHIITAFKNYEQNTSFVSVQPLTAVSPYSTMHEDICNLAQEKRVSLIIIPFHKQQTVDGGMEPTNMSFRTINQNVLANAPCSVGILVDRGLNGLNRLDSNQVSHHVAIMFFGGPDDREALCYGWRMFEHTAISLTIMRFVPGEKVSEPVHQHGINPDEPSVLTVETDNDIEKRIDDKLIHEFRMRYLNDDSFNYFEKVVNNGEETVAAIRTMDDIHDLFIVGRGHGMISPLTAGLTDWSECPEMGAIGDLLASSDFAASASVLVVQQYVGLGSNGDGLETPVDSEEFYNNSVDITHHSGASRRHTVFNTERITPHSL from the exons ATGGGAGATAGAGGAAACAGAACAGATGCATATATAGTGTGTTATGCACCAACCATGATTACAACAAATGGAATATGGCAAGGAGATAACCCTTTGGATTATTCTCTCCCACTTTTCATCTTGCAATTAACTTTAGTCGTTGCAGCCACTCGCATGTTTGTCTTTATTCTCAGGCCCTTTCGCCAGCCACGTGTCATAGCCGAAATTCTG GGCGGGGTAGTATTAGGTCCTTCGGTGCTTGGAAAAAGCGAAGTATTTGCCAATGCGATTTTCCCTCTAAGAAGTGTGATGGTGATTGAAACAATGGCGAACGTTGGTTTACTTTATTTCCTCTTCTTGGTTGGTGTGGAGATGGACGTAACTATTTTGCGCAGCGTAGGGAGAAAGGCGGTCTTTGCAGCGATTTCTGGCATGGTTTTGCCTTTCATCATTGGTGCTTCTTTTTCCTTCCTTTCGAATAGGCATACTCTTAACAGTGACATAAACCAAGGAACTTATATTCTGTTCCTCGGCGTCGCTCTATCTGTCACTGCTTTTCCTGTCTTAGCTCGAATCCTCGCCGAGCTAAAACTTATTAACACGGATTTAGGAAGGCTCGCTCTTTCGTCTGCACTCATTAATGACGTGTGCGCTTGGATTCTCTTGGCTTTAGCAATTGCACTGGCTGAAAATGAAACAAGTTCTTTTGCTTCCCTTTGGGTTTTATTGTCGGGCGCAGCGTTTGTCGCCTTTTGTATTTACGCCGTTCGACCAGCAGCCTCATGGGTAGTTAGGAAAACACCTGAAGGTGAATCATTCAGTGAATTCTATATATCTCTTATATTAGCCGGTGTCATGATCTCCGGTTTCATCACCGATGCTATTGGAACACATTCTGTTTTCGGAGCTTTTGTGTTTGGTTTAGCAATTCCGAGTGGACCACTTGGTGTTACACTTGTGGAAAAGCTTGAGGATTTTGTTTCGGGACTTCTGCTCCCTCTATTTTTCGCAATCAGTGGGTTAAAAACCGATATAGGACTCGTACGAGGGTCTTGGACTTGGAGTATtcttatttttgtcatttttcttgcTTGCATTGGCAAAATTATTGGAACTCTAGCTGTTGCATTCTTTTATCAAATGCCGATCCGCGAAGGCGCTACCCTCGGATTGCTCATGAACACAAAAGGCCTTATTGAATTGATTGTTCTCAATGTTGGAAAGGACCAAAAg ATTTTCGATGAAGCATCATTTGCCGTCATGGTGGTTATAACCGTAATAATGACCGGAGTAGTTGTACCTGTTGTATCGATAATTTATAGACCATCAAGGGGAAACATAAATTACAAAAGAAGATCAATTCAGATATCAAAACCTGATGGAGAATTTAGAATACTAGTTTGTGTCCATAGTCCTCGAAATGTGCCAACAATGATCAACCTCCTTGAAGCCTCGAATCCAACAAAGAATTCGCCTATATGTCTCTACATGCTTCATTTGGTCGAACTCAGCGGCCGCACATCAGCAATGCTTATTGTCCACAACACAACAAAACCAGAACAGGTAGCACTTAACCGAACGGAAGCTCAATCCGATCACATAATCACCGCATTTAAAAACTACGAACAAAACACTTCATTCGTCTCGGTCCAGCCATTAACAGCAGTTTCCCCTTACTCAACAATGCATGAAGATATATGCAATTTAGCACAAGAGAAGCGCGTATCGCTAATCATCATTCCCTTTCATAAACAACAAACAGTCGATGGTGGAATGGAACCTACAAACATGTCATTTCGAACAATCAACCAAAACGTACTAGCAAACGCACCGTGCTCGGTCGGAATCCTAGTCGATAGAGGCTTAAACGGTTTAAACCGCCTAGACTCAAACCAAGTATCACATCATGTAGCAATAATGTTCTTCGGTGGACCAGACGACAGAGAAGCGTTATGCTACGGATGGAGAATGTTCGAACATACAGCTATAAGCCTAACCATAATGCGGTTTGTCCCGGGCGAAAAAGTAAGCGAACCAGTTCATCAACACGGAATCAATCCAGACGAACCAAGCGTGCTAACAGTTGAAACAGATAATGATATAGAAAAACGAATTGACGATAAACTAATACACGAGTTTAGAATGAGATACCTGAACGATGATTCGTTTAACTACTTTGAGAAAGTAGTTAACAATGGAGAGGAAACAGTAGCAGCAATAAGAACAATGGATGATATACATGATCTATTTATAGTTGGAAGAGGTCATGGAATGATATCGCCATTGACAGCAGGGTTAACTGATTGGAGTGAGTGTCCTGAGATGGGTGCAATAGGTGATTTGTTAGCTTCATCAGATTTTGCAGCAAGTGCTTCAGTTTTGGTAGTGCAACAATATGTTGGATTAGGATCAAATGGTGATGGATTAGAAACACCAGTTGATAGTGAAGAATTTTATAATAATAGTGTTGACATAACTCATCATTCAGGAGCATCAAGAAGACATACTGTTTTTAATACAGAAAGAATAACTCCCCATAGTTTATAG
- the LOC131661107 gene encoding ras-related protein RABC1-like, producing MDSSTTQEFDYLFKLLMIGDSGVGKSSLLLCFTSDSFEDLSPTIGVDFKVKYVTIGDKKLKLAIWDTAGQERFRTLTSSYYRGAQGIIMAYDVTRRDTFTNLSEVWAKEIDLYSTNQDCIKMLVGNKVDKESDRVVTKKEGVDFAREYGCLFIECSAKTRVNVQQCFEELVLKILDTPSLIAEGSKGVKKNIFKDKELQSDGATSGCC from the exons ATGGATTCGAGTACAACCCAGGAATTCGATTACTTGTTCAAATTATTGATGATTGGTGACTCCGGAGTTGGCAAGAGTAGTCTCCTCCTCTGTTTCACCTCTGATTCTTTCGAAGATCTTTCTCCTACAATTG GTGTTGATTTTAAGGTTAAATATGTTACTATTGGTGATAAGAAGTTGAAGCTTGCAATCTGGGATACAG CTGGTCAAGAGAGATTCAGAACACTTACGAGTTCTTATTACCGAGGTGCACAAGGGATCATTATGG CTTACGATGTTACTCGACGAGATACATTTACAAATCTCTCTGAAGTCTGGGCTAAGGAAATAGACCTTTATTCAACAAATCAGGACTGCATCAAGATGCTTGTTGGAAATAAAGTGGATAAG GAGAGTGATAGAGTTGTGACAAAGAAAGAGGGAGTAGACTTTGCAAGAGAATATGGTTGTCTATTTATTGAATGCAGTGCTAAAACTCGAGTTAACGTACAACAGTGCTTTGAAGAGCTTGTTTTGAAG ATTTTAGACACACCGAGCCTCATAGCAGAGGGTTCGAAAGGGGTCAAAAAGAACATTTTTAAGGACAAGGAACTCCAGTCTGATGGAGCCACAAGTGGTTGTTGCTAA
- the LOC131655511 gene encoding U-box domain-containing protein 25-like isoform X2 yields MILSMNEAQTELTIPHLFRCPISLDLLEDPVTLTTGQTYDRSSIEKWISADSHQNCYMEFVELALSCIAKLLPIVNLEPLNIIKDESKLKKFIFLFEKGTISMKTSLCLVIDYSTTASQTEEVCEILGNSQKLVHEIVQVIVNKSSDNLSEAAVKALSALCSLESNKESLVKGGAIDGIIRYISRCDNTRQKNLAPLAMATMMKLLVLESGKEALVNHVNGIETLVKMVFKVCNQECSESAVGILSIVCSDFGSAREVAIGAGVLSQLLFLLQSQCGTKTKTKARMLLKLLRSKWSEESMH; encoded by the exons ATGATTCTTTCCATGAACGAAGCTCAAACTGAACTCACAATTCCTCACTTGTTTAGATGCCCCATAAGCCTTGATTTGTTGGAAGATCCAGTGACTTTAACCACTGGCCAAACCTATGATAGATCAAGCATAGAGAAATGGATTTCCGCAG ATTCACATCAAAATTGTTACATGGAGTTTGTTGAGTTAGCACTTTCTTGCATTGCTAAACTGTTGCCTATTGTAAATTTGGAACCCTTAAATATCATCAAAGATGAATCAAAGTTGAAAAAGTTcatatttttgtttgaaaaaggaACTATTTCAATGAAGACTAGTTTGTGTCTTGTTATAGATTACTCAACAACAGCATCACAAACAGAAGAGGTTTGTGAAATACTAGGAAACTCACAGAAACTAGTCCATGAAATTGTTCAAGTTATTGTTAACAAGAGTTCTGATAATCTTTCTGAGGCTGCAGTTAAGGCCTTATCAGCATTATGTTCATTGGAATCAAACAAAGAGAGTTTAGTGAAAGGAGGAGCAATAGATGGAATCATAAGATACATTTCAAGATGTGATAATACAAGGCAGAAGAATTTGGCTCCACTAGCAATGGCAACAATGATGAAGCTGTTGGTTTTGGAGAGTGGTAAGGAGGCATTGGTGAATCATGTGAATGGGATTGAGACATTGGTGAAGATGGTTTTCAAGGTGTGTAATCAAGAGTGTAGTGAGAGTGCTGTTGGGATACTTTCAATTGTTTGTAGTGATTTTGGGAGTGCTAGAGAGGTGGCTATTGGAGCTGGTGTTTTGAGTCAGTTGTTGTTTCTTTTGCAGAGTCAGTGTGGTACTAAGACTAAAACTAAGGCAAGAATGTTGCTTAAGTTGTTGAGATCAAAGTGGAGTGAGGAATCAATGCATTAG